Within Flavobacterium pisciphilum, the genomic segment CCAATGAGCGGTATTGAGAACCCAACTACAATCCAAGAAAAATCAATGAAATATGTATATGAAAAAGTAAAATCATTTTCACATTATAAAGGTCTGAGAGATTTTAAAGAGAAGTTTTCTCCATCATGGCATAATCAATATATTGTCTTTACTGATGATTATGATTTAATACAAATACCACAGGTTTTAGCCAAAGTCATAAAGCCATAACAGTTTTTCTTTGAGTTAACATTCTAATTCATTTAAAGTTATAAGTTCAAATCAATTTTGTTTAACTTCGTTTTTATCTAAATAATTTTACAATCTTTTATAAATAAAGCTTATGAAAAATATTTTAAATCTAGTAGTCCCTTTTGTGGTACTCTTGACAATTGTGAATTGCGAAAAAAAACCAGTATCAAATGAATTGGATGGTTCATGGGAACTCCGATACATAGAAGGCATTCAAGTTGCCGATGCTGATCCAGTTTTTAAACCCGGAAATGGTAATTTACTTAAATTTGAAGGGCATAAATATGAGCGTTATAGTGAAGGGAACAAAGAAGAGGATGGCACCTTTACCATTTCTCCTGAAGATACAACAATAAACAATCGCAAAGCCAATTACAGTATTACGTTTAATCAGGATGCTGAAAAAACATATTTGTCTTTGTTAAAAAATAAACTAATTGTTTTTAATGGTGTTATAGCTGCAGATGGAACTGAATCTACCTATGAGAAGCAATAATTGTATCGCTTAAAAATAAATAAATAAATAAATACGCCTGCATAGAAATCTTTGCAGGCGTTTTTTTATTAGATTACTACTCCAAGTAAATTAGTATTAACCACATTTAGAAGAACCACAATCATTACAGGTTAAGCACCCTTCTTGATAAATAAGATTCTCTGAATTACAGTTACTACATTTTTGACCATGTGCTTCAGTACCATCAACGATATAACGCTTAAGTGCACGAGCAACACCATTTTTCCATGTATTTATAGATTCACCGTCTAATTGAAGACTACTAATTAATTCAACTGCTTTATCTATAGGCATGCCATGTCTTAATGTACTTGATATTAGCTTCGCATAATTCCAATATTCAGGATTAAATTTATGCGAAAGTCCTTCAATCGTAGTTTTATAACCTCGAGTATTTTTATACTGAAAATCATAACGACTGCTTCCATCTTCATTCTTATTTTTGATAATAAACCCTTCAGATACCCAACGCGGAATCAAAATACCATCTTCATCATCTACAAGACCTGTGAAAATCTCATAAGGTTTACCATCTATCAATCCTATAAAAGCAATCCATTTATCTTTACTATTTTGAAAACGAACCACATCGGCTTCTAATATTTGAGGGCGCTTAATCGGGAAAATACTTGATGCCGTCTCTACAACTTCTTCTTTCTTTTCTGTATTAGCAATAAGCACTCCCGAACGTGAGCCATCACGATATACCGTAACTCCTTTACATCCTGCTTCCCATGCCTCCATGTACAATTTATCCACCATTTCTTCAGGCGTTTCATTTGGTACATTGATGGTAACTGATATCGAATGATCTACCCATTTCTGTATCTTACCTTGCATACGAACTTTACTTAACCAATCAATATCGTTACTGGTAGCTTTATAATAAGGTGATTTTTTTACTAATTCATCAATTTCATCCTGACTGTAATTCTTAGAAACATCATATCCGTTTATAAGCATCCATTCTTTAAACCTATGGTGAAATACAACGTACTCTTCCCAGCTATCACCAACCTCATCAACAAAATCTACACGCGCATCTTTATCATTTGGATTCACTTTTCTTCTTCGTTTATAAACTGGTAAGAAAACAGGCTCGATGCCTGATGTCGTTTGCGTCATTAAACTAGTTGTTCCTGTAGGAGCAATTGTTAATAGAGCAATATTACGACGACCGTGTTCCTTCATTTGATAGTACAACTCTTCATCTGCTTCTTTTAATCTAAGCAAGAATGGATTATTCTTTTCTCTTTCAGAATCATATATAGCAAACATTCCACGCTCTTTGGCTAAATGTACTGAACCTCGATATGCCTCAATAGCCAATGTTTTATGTATTTTTTCAGAAAAAACAACTCCTTCATCACTTCCATAACGCAGTCCAAGTGCTGCTAACATATCCCCTTCTGCCGTAATACCAATTCCTGTACGACGACCTTCATTGGCTTTATTTCTAATATTAAGCCATAAGTTTTTCTCCACTAGCTTTACTTCATCACTTTCAGGATCAGCATCAATTTTTGCTAATATCGCATCAATCTTTTCTAATTCAAGATCAATAATGTCATCCATTATTCTTTGAGCAGCTGCGACATGATTTTTGAAAAGAATAAAATCAAAAGAAGCATCCTCAGTAAAAGGATTGTTTACATAGGATAATAAATTTATAGCCAACAAGCGACAAGAATCATAAGCGCAAAGCGGAATCTCTCCACATGGGTTTGTAGATAGCGTTTTATATCCCAAATCAGCATAACAATCTGGTAAAGATTCATTGATTATAGTATCCCAAAATAAAATCCCTGGTTCTGCCGATTTCCATGCATTATGAATAATTTTGCTCCAAAGTTCTTTAGCTTTAACCTCTTTCGTATATAATGGATTATCACTAAAAATTGGGTATTTCTGAACATATATAGCATCTTCTTTAACTGCTTTCATGAAAGTATCATCTATACGAACAGATACATTTGCACCCGTAACTTTACCCTGCTCCATTTTCGCATCAATAAAATCGGCTGCATCAGGATGATTAATCGATACAGAAAGCATCAATGCACCACGACGACCATCTTGAGCAACTTCGCGAGTCGAATTAGAGTAACGCTCCATAAATGGTACTAACCCTGTAGAGGTTAATGCCGAATTTTTAACCGGCGATCCTTTAGGACGAATATGTGACAAATCATGCCCTACTCCTCCACGTCTTTTCATAAGTTGAACTTGCTCTTGATCGGTTTTCATAATTCCTCCGTACGAATCCGAATTATCATTACCAATCACAAAACAATTAGACAAAGAAGCAACCTGAAACGGATTTCCGATACCAGTCATTGGACTTCCTTGTGGCACTAAATATTTAAAATCCTTTATCAAATTAAAAATTTCATCCTCTGATAATGGATTGCTATATTTTTTTTCAATTCGAGCTATTTCTCCTGCAATACGGTGATGCATATCATTAGGAGATAACTCAAAAATATTTCCCTGTGAATCTTTAAGAGCATACTTACTTACCCAAACTGTTGCAGCAAGACTATCTCCCTTAAAATACGCTAAAGATGCTTGTATTACTTCATCTTGAGTATAGGTAATTGTTTTGTTTTTTGTAGTTAGAAATTCATCCATGATATTGATAATTTTAAATGTTTTAATTCTTTAGTAAATTTAAAAACAATTAAACTATAAAAAAAATGAGATGAAAAAAGTTTACAAATAAAACTATTCAAATAACTAACTATCAACTAAATAAAAATTTACTAACAAACAAAAGTTAACAAATTATTATTTTTAATGTAATATCAAATTTATTTTTTATCGCAAAAACAACCCATTTAAAATAACAAAATTAATATGTTAAATAGTGAGCAAAACATACTAATATCTTTACATTTTTTAGCGAATAAGAATATTAATTAAGATTTTTAACAAATGCAAAAAATCATGTTTTCTATTAATCCCAATTAAAAACGCTTACAAGTACTTTCCCAAAAAACAGTAACCACTGTTTAACAGCCCAAAAAAACCCTATTCTTTTATTTTTAAAATTTTAAGTGGTACATGAAAAAATATACTTAACGGAACTTTGCCATCTCAAAGAAACACTTTTGATTCAGTAAATTATATTTTATTATGGCAAAACAAATTAGTCAAATTACATTTTTCATCACATTACTAGTAACACTACTATCATGTACAAATGATACACCAGAAAATAACATTTTATTAGGACCTACACCTGAAGCAAATGTAGATTACGATTATACTCCTGAAGAATTAGAAGTAATCGATTTAATCAATGAATACAGAACTAGTATCGGCTTGAATACTTTAGAAAAAATAAACTATGTCTCCGTTAAATCTGAAGAGCATAATAATTACATGATCAGTAATAACGTAGTTAACCATGATAATTTTGTAGCCCGCTCAGAAGATATCATCAAAGTTCTTGGCGTAATAAAAGTTAGTGAGAACGTTGCTTATAACTATAAGACTCCTTTGGCTGCCGTTAAAGCTTGGTTAGCTAGTCCTAAACACAAAAAAAACCTTACGGGAGATTACACTAACTTTGGTATTTCGATAACAAAAAACCCAATTAATGGTAGAAACTATTACACAAATATCTTTGTAAAGTATTAATAGAATGAATTTATTCAAACAAAAGCTAAAATCCTTTTAGCATTAATTCTTCTATTTTAGTAAATGAAATTTCAGGATTTGCTCCCACAGCTTCCGCAACCAAAGCTCCAACGGCACAAGCAAAATCAATTGATTTTTGTGGATTATCATTACTTACAAGTAATGAAGTAATTAAGGCTCCAAGAAATGAGTCCCCAGCCCCAACCGTGTCAGCGACT encodes:
- a CDS encoding adenosylcobalamin-dependent ribonucleoside-diphosphate reductase, whose amino-acid sequence is MDEFLTTKNKTITYTQDEVIQASLAYFKGDSLAATVWVSKYALKDSQGNIFELSPNDMHHRIAGEIARIEKKYSNPLSEDEIFNLIKDFKYLVPQGSPMTGIGNPFQVASLSNCFVIGNDNSDSYGGIMKTDQEQVQLMKRRGGVGHDLSHIRPKGSPVKNSALTSTGLVPFMERYSNSTREVAQDGRRGALMLSVSINHPDAADFIDAKMEQGKVTGANVSVRIDDTFMKAVKEDAIYVQKYPIFSDNPLYTKEVKAKELWSKIIHNAWKSAEPGILFWDTIINESLPDCYADLGYKTLSTNPCGEIPLCAYDSCRLLAINLLSYVNNPFTEDASFDFILFKNHVAAAQRIMDDIIDLELEKIDAILAKIDADPESDEVKLVEKNLWLNIRNKANEGRRTGIGITAEGDMLAALGLRYGSDEGVVFSEKIHKTLAIEAYRGSVHLAKERGMFAIYDSEREKNNPFLLRLKEADEELYYQMKEHGRRNIALLTIAPTGTTSLMTQTTSGIEPVFLPVYKRRRKVNPNDKDARVDFVDEVGDSWEEYVVFHHRFKEWMLINGYDVSKNYSQDEIDELVKKSPYYKATSNDIDWLSKVRMQGKIQKWVDHSISVTINVPNETPEEMVDKLYMEAWEAGCKGVTVYRDGSRSGVLIANTEKKEEVVETASSIFPIKRPQILEADVVRFQNSKDKWIAFIGLIDGKPYEIFTGLVDDEDGILIPRWVSEGFIIKNKNEDGSSRYDFQYKNTRGYKTTIEGLSHKFNPEYWNYAKLISSTLRHGMPIDKAVELISSLQLDGESINTWKNGVARALKRYIVDGTEAHGQKCSNCNSENLIYQEGCLTCNDCGSSKCG
- a CDS encoding CAP domain-containing protein encodes the protein MAKQISQITFFITLLVTLLSCTNDTPENNILLGPTPEANVDYDYTPEELEVIDLINEYRTSIGLNTLEKINYVSVKSEEHNNYMISNNVVNHDNFVARSEDIIKVLGVIKVSENVAYNYKTPLAAVKAWLASPKHKKNLTGDYTNFGISITKNPINGRNYYTNIFVKY